A portion of the Oligoflexus sp. genome contains these proteins:
- a CDS encoding response regulator — MESAPRKGTVLIVDDDDLLREAFVSILEFDGWRTMEARNGKEALNIMRQSPLDVMILDQRMPEMTGKEVYQYMLQHKLNIPVILITAAADIVELVLELGITYYLPKPVGMKALLDTVQRASEGGC, encoded by the coding sequence TTGGAGTCAGCGCCCAGGAAAGGCACCGTCCTGATAGTCGATGATGATGACCTCCTGCGCGAGGCCTTTGTATCCATCCTTGAATTCGACGGCTGGCGGACCATGGAAGCCCGGAACGGGAAAGAGGCTTTGAATATTATGCGTCAGTCCCCTCTTGATGTGATGATCCTGGATCAAAGAATGCCGGAGATGACCGGCAAGGAAGTCTATCAGTACATGCTGCAGCATAAGTTGAACATTCCCGTGATCCTGATCACAGCGGCTGCGGATATAGTCGAACTCGTCCTGGAACTCGGCATCACCTACTATCTGCCTAAGCCCGTGGGGATGAAGGCGCTTTTGGATACTGTGCAGCGTGCCTCCGAAGGCGGGTGCTAA